AACAAACCGACCGTCTTCTTACTCGCTCTCTTGAGCGCTTCATTCCTTGTCCAGACTCAGGCACAAAACATTGTGGACGCCATCGTCAGAGCCGAGACACAGAAAGCTTCAGGAGCAGCCAGATACTATGCAGCTGTTAGCACTGGTGTCATTCCACAACTTCAGCTCACTGATGAAGAAGCCATCGGTGAGTTATTACAATTTAGTTGTCTAATAACGGGTATAGCCATCCAGTTATGTTGCCCAGCGGTTCCGGTGAAAGAATAGACCTCGATTGATAACTGAAGTGTAGAAGGATATCAGATTACGAAAATATTTAATCTGTAAGGTCTTGTGGAAAGATAACATTAAGAAATTAGATAAGATACGGCATTATCCTAGAGAGCAATTAGAAGCAATTCTATCGATGAACAAACTCGCCGTCATGTTACTCGCTCTCTTGAGCGTTCAGTTCGTTGTTCAGACTCAGGCACAAGGCATTGTGAACGCAATCGTTAAAGTTGAGACACTTAAAGCTGAAGGGAAAACAGGACCGTTCAATGCACCTGTTAATATTAGCGTTGTTCCCCAACTTCAGTTTTTCAGATACTGAAGCCACAGGTAAGAGATTTCAAATTCAGTTGTGCGTAAAGGTGGAGTTATGTCAGCTGCTGCAGCCGTCCACTCCTAGCAACAAGGTGAAAATATACAGAACTGAACTAAGCTTGTGATGGATGTCAGCAAATTCAGATCTGTAACCTTTaaagttctctttttcttcttacagAAATTAATATTTGCAATACAATGTGCTTTCTCTCCCTCCAATAACATTATAGGTATACACTGTGTATAcctttatatatacacagtttATTTGTGGCCATTCAGATGTCACTTTTGCTATTTTAGAACAATTAGagtcaaataaatatatttctctctctctctctctctctccatcttcccTAAAATCAGAGACtactctttatttttccttttgcgTTAACGTTCTTGTGAGACCTGACTGCCAGGTAGTTTAAGCGATTCACGTGCATTTTTTATTGCGGTGAATGTTTCAGCGGTTTGCGGACCTATTGCCGGCGAGACTACCCGAGAAACCGGTCATCCCAGGACATGCAGTGCCTTTGTTACCTGCTATGAATACAACGGGCCCAACTTTGGAATCGCGTACGTCAGGGCAACGGCTGCAGGAACGTTTTGGTCATTGAACAACACTGCTGAACTGGCCGCACTTGACGCATCATGTCCTCTACGTAAGTAGCAAAACAGATAGCTATAATGGtaataaaaatagacaaaatattCACAGCTTTCAAAGTAATAAAATCGTATTTTTCTTCTCCCCGCAGATCCCTGCAGAAGTGGAATACCTCTCACGGACGGACAGACTTGCTACTCCTACATCACCTGCGTGAATGGCAAACTAGAAACACGAAAGTGCGCGGACAGGTTCAGCTACAGCTACTCGCAGGCTCGATCCAATACCAGCAACCCCTGCGTTGCAGATGACACGTGCTCTCAAGTTGCGGCTTATAATTACAGTAAGTATTTAATCTAAGACCGTAACACAGCTACCAACCTGTAGTTGTCATTTGCCAGAGAAATGTGAGACCCTGACATCATAAAGTTGTTAGGTGAATGTTAAGAGATATGATCGTGACAAGGTTTTGGACATACTGAATGTTCTCCCTCCACCGACCACCCAACCTTAATACTGAGGTTTTGTATTTACTTGTTATATTTCGATTGTActcttttataaaaacatacttCTTTTATTGTAACGTTCAGCTCATTGTTAAACAATAATTCTTTCGAAGTGTAAATTACTTACCTGCAGTTTCACTTTTCCCACCTGCTTTACTTTATTCAAAAATACTTCTCCTGGCGCGTTGACTCCTAATGTGTTTGTATAATTTGCAGCCATCATCAGCTGCACTCCACTGACTAGTGTGCAGGCGCCGGTGGTTGAATACAACCGAACACAACTCATCATATTCGCCGATGGAAGGCCTGAAGAAAGAACTTTGACACTGAAATGCCCGGCTAATACTGTCCTAGATACGAGAAACCTGGGCAACTGCACGTGTATTCCATTTAACCAACGTGAGTACACACATGCCTCCATCTTTGATGTTTAATATTAAAGTATAGAGTTATTGATagaatgtttatgaaaatactTACGTTTAATAAACAGCATAGTTAttaacagaaaggaaaataacagTTCAGCACCTTATcccacaaaatcacacacacatatataaaaacaagaagTACGCCTGCGACAGAAAGACGTaagtatttaaacaaaaaagacaactgcGAGGAAGACAGATTGACACACAGCAGGCAggcacacatacagacatacagagtTTTTCATGCTTcagaaaaagatagaaaaactAGAGACTCTGTGATAACAGGAGACTGTCCTGTTACACTGGAGCTCCCCACCAGCCTCTCCTTGCCCTCCGTTAACCTCACTGAGTTCCCCGCCCTTGCTTCCAATGAAATCGCAGGAAACTTCAACATGACTCTCAGGTAAACAAGGATAAGTATAGCATTATCaagactgaatttttttgttaaaggaTAAAACAATCACACTAATTTCTTTGTAGCGTACAACAGCGAATTTCTGTGTTCTTTTTTGGGGTGAACGTAGCCAGTAGATGAGAAACCGTTGTACACCTTAAATTAGAcatattttaatacataaaatacacctttattttttcttttttaaaaataagtttgacACTTATGTTTTAGAGGTATAAATGAGCTAAGATTTCGTTTCGAAATATGTTTATAGATTATTGCTATAACCAATCATAAATCTTACCTTTGATTAGTAATTTAATAAGCAGGTAAAGAGGTTAAAATCGTTTACAGTCGCCGCAGTCTAGAATGACAAAATGGAAAATCCTTGCAACATTTCTGGTCCTGGCATGGGAACAACAAGACAATTTTTGCCGAAAGCATTGTTAAATACACAAAAGgtcgagaaaaaaaattaacaaaatgtttacaaaagacCTCATAAATGAATTTTTGAACAGTTTCCAAGTTTCCGCCTCCACCACCAATGCAGCGCTGGTCAGCAACTCTAGAAACACTCAGAACTGCCAAACAGCTTCACTGGAGGTTTACCTCGAGGGTGGCCAGGTTGGCGCCAAGGTGATGAACATCAACGGGGGAAGTTATGTTCTCCAAGGTGGTAACGGACTGGTAAGGAACTAATTACACAGAGCGTTcgtatttacataaatatttaacattacatgcaaactacaaaataaaaatacagtaaaaagaCAATTACCTACGATTAGCAACATGTCTCACAATATACTAGCGCAATGCTGTATGCATcaagaataaaatttaatattgcAGTGAAACGCAAAAACGTTTGCTGTACAAAAGTACAAAGTGTTTGTTGGGCTGACATTAGAAGATTCTTTGTTCAAACTGTCGTCAGTTCCGCTTGAGGCAGCTAAAAACATCGATAATAAAAAAGTCTAAAAGTTcaaaaaatgcaatttaaaataGTCTTTCAATATTTAATGATAGTTTATCAGTTGTCAACGCTTctaaattatttacagcttttaaattaaaattaataataagaatgtgAACTTATATAGCGCCATATTCCGGCCCTATGGGCAGGCTCATGgcttttttacagaaaatacacacacacacacgcaacaaACAAAGAGTACCATATGTGAAAAAAGATACGTAGGCAAAAGCTGTTCTCAGCGTGcacaattcatttgaaaaactgtccTCCAGCTGCAAATGTTTCTGTTCACACCACAGGTCCACTCATAGAACGGGTCTAATATATTGAAgcctttttatgttgttcattAGGGTGCCTACATAGTTCCTATTCAAAAACCACAATGAGTTGACAAGCCGTCAGAAGAAAAGTCTTGCAAATCCAGAGATAAAGAAGCATCAAAGCGTCCTACTGTTTGTCCTCCTTCATCAAGGGCAAATGCAAActagtgttagaaaaaaatgttattaaactATTGAAAAAGATTACTTTAGCAGAAGACAGGTGTCTACTGTATGTACGCAAGACCACCAATTATATTCATCGTAGAGTACTAGGATGCATATGGTCACGAGGCAGAGAGAATAAAGCACACTACATCCACTGTGTCATTTCTCAGGATGCTGTGATCTAACCCTAATTGCTGGCTCGGGGTAAAACACCAAACACCTCGCcttaaaaaggaaacatttaaacaaaacaataaaatgcgCTATATTACTAGGAAAGCAAAACAGCAGGAATCGTTATGAGGAAGACAAAGTGTTTGTTCcggaaaaaaattcaagtttaCATGTTCTGACTTTTGTAACATCCTtgtcaaatttcttttttgcgACAGAACTCTGCCGGAAATACCAACTTTGTCCAGCTTGTGCGCAGCAACAGCACCTTGACTCTGATCGTGAATGGCAACGCAGTTTCTAGAGATATTGGTTAGTAAACcaatgccatcatcatcatcatcagcatcagcaccaaaatcatcatcatcatcatcatcatcacttctaACCATTGCATACTAGATCAAAAATGAGGATTACTTTTGTgcaaaatgtgataatgttaaaaattaagCTATGGCAACTGCAGGACTGTGTAATAAGGTCTCATGTAGcttacagttttcattttatacTTACAGGAACGTCTAGGCTCGCCAAGACAAACTGTGGCTTAAGCTTGGGACAAGGATACCCTCGTGCAAACTTTGCTGGGACCATCAGAAATGTAAGCCGAATTAGATaaataatttctgtttgttttttgatcagcaactcattttttcttttatatgatCTGTGAACTCATAGCAAAATTTAAATAGTCagacttaaatttatttttccttcttgtgACTTGTGAATAAATCCCAACATGTCAAagcaatatatgtatataatcaatatataaacaaactaCTCAAAATATGTAATATACCTAATTATAGTATTTTTCAAGAAACGTGACAGC
This sequence is a window from Pomacea canaliculata isolate SZHN2017 linkage group LG5, ASM307304v1, whole genome shotgun sequence. Protein-coding genes within it:
- the LOC112565333 gene encoding uncharacterized protein LOC112565333: MNKPTVFLLALLSASFLVQTQAQNIVDAIVRAETQKASGAARYYAAVSTGVIPQLQLTDEEAIAVCGPIAGETTRETGHPRTCSAFVTCYEYNGPNFGIAYVRATAAGTFWSLNNTAELAALDASCPLHPCRSGIPLTDGQTCYSYITCVNGKLETRKCADRFSYSYSQARSNTSNPCVADDTCSQVAAYNYTIISCTPLTSVQAPVVEYNRTQLIIFADGRPEERTLTLKCPANTVLDTRNLGNCTCIPFNQRDCPVTLELPTSLSLPSVNLTEFPALASNEIAGNFNMTLSFQVSASTTNAALVSNSRNTQNCQTASLEVYLEGGQVGAKVMNINGGSYVLQGGNGLNSAGNTNFVQLVRSNSTLTLIVNGNAVSRDIGTSRLAKTNCGLSLGQGYPRANFAGTIRNFRMTLPCV